A stretch of Longimicrobium terrae DNA encodes these proteins:
- a CDS encoding pyridoxamine 5'-phosphate oxidase family protein produces MAKVLECITPELKAFIEAQPVFFVASAPLSGEGHVNLSPKGLDCLRVLSPSRVAYLDLTGSGNETSAHLHENGRITFMFCAFTGAPRILRLYGTGEVVLPDTPAWGELAGLFPAYPGMRQIITAEISRVQTSCGFAVPLMEYTRQRDTLPRWAEAKGDDLPGYRREKNATSIDGLSAPLAASPSPSA; encoded by the coding sequence ATGGCAAAAGTGCTGGAATGCATCACTCCAGAGCTGAAGGCCTTCATCGAGGCGCAGCCCGTGTTCTTCGTGGCCTCGGCGCCGCTTTCTGGTGAGGGCCACGTCAATCTCTCGCCCAAGGGGCTGGACTGCCTGCGCGTCCTGTCGCCCAGCCGGGTGGCGTACCTGGACCTGACCGGCAGCGGCAACGAGACCTCCGCGCATCTGCACGAGAATGGGCGCATCACCTTCATGTTTTGCGCGTTCACCGGGGCGCCCCGCATCCTGCGCCTGTACGGAACGGGCGAGGTGGTGCTGCCGGACACGCCGGCGTGGGGAGAGTTGGCCGGTCTCTTTCCCGCCTATCCCGGGATGCGGCAGATCATCACCGCGGAGATCTCGCGGGTGCAGACCTCGTGCGGCTTCGCGGTGCCGCTGATGGAGTACACGCGGCAGCGCGATACCCTGCCCCGCTGGGCCGAGGCCAAGGGCGATGATCTGCCCGGGTACCGGCGGGAGAAGAACGCGACCAGCATCGACGGGCTTTCCGCACCCCTGGCCGCGAGTCCGTCGCCCTCCGCCTGA
- a CDS encoding dihydrofolate reductase family protein: MSKVVAIMSMSLDGFVADRDDGVGEVFDWYFHSGDVEFGTGGSDPMTFKVSAPSAVHLRALWSELGAVLTGRRTFEVAQGWGGHHAWGPAFVVTHQVPDGWPRPGSTVHFVTDGIESAVQQARAAAAGKSVGVHGADTIQQLLNAGLLDELHIDVAAVLLGSGIRLFDQLAGTPAILGNPTVIAGDGVTHLRYPVLKA, translated from the coding sequence ATGTCAAAGGTTGTCGCCATCATGTCCATGTCGCTCGACGGCTTTGTCGCTGATCGCGACGACGGCGTGGGCGAGGTGTTCGACTGGTACTTTCACTCCGGGGATGTTGAGTTCGGCACCGGGGGATCGGACCCCATGACGTTCAAGGTGTCCGCGCCGAGCGCCGTGCACCTGCGCGCGCTGTGGTCCGAGCTTGGCGCCGTGCTCACCGGCAGGCGCACGTTCGAGGTCGCGCAAGGCTGGGGCGGGCATCACGCGTGGGGGCCGGCGTTCGTGGTGACCCACCAGGTGCCCGATGGCTGGCCGCGCCCCGGATCGACCGTGCACTTCGTGACGGACGGCATCGAGAGCGCCGTCCAGCAGGCCAGGGCCGCCGCCGCCGGAAAGTCCGTCGGCGTGCACGGCGCCGACACCATCCAGCAGCTTCTGAACGCCGGCCTGCTGGACGAGCTTCACATCGACGTCGCGGCGGTCCTGCTGGGCTCCGGCATCCGGCTGTTTGACCAGCTGGCCGGCACGCCCGCCATCCTCGGCAACCCCACCGTGATCGCGGGCGACGGCGTAACGCACCTGCGCTACCCGGTCCTCAAGGCGTAG
- a CDS encoding DUF1569 domain-containing protein yields the protein MKHLYEPATAAEIRARLLNLRPDSARQWGTMSPGQAVAHCAAGVQMALGDTLPRRVLIGRLLGWIIKPLALGNEALMRRNSPTVPEMLVPGERDLDAERRRLAGLIDRFTENGPSGCTTHPHPFFGRLTPREWAVLMYKHLDHHLRQFGA from the coding sequence ATGAAGCACCTGTATGAACCGGCGACGGCGGCCGAGATCAGGGCACGGCTGCTGAACCTGCGGCCGGACAGCGCGCGGCAGTGGGGCACCATGAGCCCGGGGCAGGCGGTGGCGCACTGTGCCGCGGGCGTGCAGATGGCGCTGGGCGACACGCTGCCCCGGCGCGTGCTGATCGGGCGGCTGCTGGGGTGGATCATCAAGCCGCTGGCGCTGGGCAACGAGGCGCTCATGCGCCGCAACTCGCCCACCGTGCCGGAGATGCTGGTTCCCGGCGAGCGCGACCTGGACGCCGAGCGCCGGCGCCTGGCCGGGCTCATCGACCGATTTACGGAGAACGGGCCCAGCGGCTGCACCACGCATCCCCACCCGTTCTTTGGCCGGCTCACGCCGCGCGAGTGGGCCGTGCTGATGTACAAGCACCTGGACCACCACCTGCGGCAGTTCGGGGCGTAG
- a CDS encoding zinc ribbon domain-containing protein produces MLERDESLFLTFAVVWLSLGIGGTLYIRSLPTAAEKRRAHRVLAVIAGVAFGAFATWLFPPSAVFMLPAIVLITMLNLRNTRFCDQCGKMTQVQPFQRVDFCPRCGAPLPAS; encoded by the coding sequence ATGCTCGAACGCGACGAATCTCTGTTTCTGACATTCGCGGTTGTCTGGCTCTCGCTGGGCATCGGCGGCACGCTCTACATCCGCTCACTGCCCACCGCGGCCGAAAAACGCCGCGCTCACCGGGTCCTGGCGGTGATCGCGGGAGTGGCGTTCGGCGCCTTCGCGACCTGGCTCTTTCCCCCCTCGGCCGTCTTCATGCTGCCGGCGATCGTGCTGATCACAATGCTCAATCTGCGCAACACCCGCTTCTGCGATCAGTGCGGCAAGATGACCCAGGTACAGCCTTTTCAGCGGGTAGACTTCTGCCCACGCTGCGGAGCCCCGCTGCCGGCTTCCTGA
- a CDS encoding zinc ribbon domain-containing protein — protein MSDESQFLTFAVVWLALGIGSTLYVRSRPTTPEKRRAHRIMAVGAGVAFGALTTWLFPSSASLMLPVVVVITVLNLRNTRFCDHCGKMVHMRPFERMDFCTRCGAPLPAPWADG, from the coding sequence ATGAGCGACGAATCTCAGTTTCTGACCTTCGCCGTTGTCTGGCTCGCGCTGGGCATCGGCAGCACGCTGTACGTCCGCTCGCGGCCCACCACGCCCGAAAAGCGCCGCGCGCACCGCATCATGGCGGTGGGCGCCGGAGTGGCGTTCGGCGCTCTCACGACATGGTTGTTCCCCTCCTCGGCCAGCTTAATGCTGCCGGTGGTTGTGGTGATCACCGTGCTCAACCTGCGCAACACGCGCTTCTGCGACCACTGCGGAAAGATGGTGCACATGCGGCCCTTTGAGCGGATGGACTTCTGTACGCGCTGCGGCGCCCCGCTACCTGCCCCCTGGGCGGATGGATGA